In Hamadaea flava, a genomic segment contains:
- a CDS encoding ABC transporter ATP-binding protein: MTLLDVRDLRITFGRRTKVVAVDGVSLSVAPDETVGLVGESGSGKTTVARAVVGLVRPDSGAIVLDGQPLGRIGRRSAAAHRAVQMVFQDPRSSLNPRMTVAAVIDEVWRTHPVTAPEGDRTAALHGLLDDVGLDASVARQRPSELSGGQCQRVSIARALAAKPRLLVCDEAVSALDVSVQAQVLRLLVDLREKHHLSMLFISHDLGVVHQIADRIAVMRRGELVEEGPAADVLGAPQHEYTQSLLDAALELNE; this comes from the coding sequence ATGACGCTGCTTGACGTACGCGATCTCCGGATCACCTTCGGCCGCCGCACCAAGGTCGTCGCGGTCGACGGGGTGAGCCTCTCGGTCGCGCCGGACGAGACGGTCGGCCTCGTGGGCGAGTCCGGCTCCGGCAAGACCACTGTGGCCCGCGCGGTCGTCGGCCTGGTCCGGCCGGACTCGGGCGCGATCGTCCTGGATGGACAGCCGCTGGGCCGGATCGGGCGGCGTTCCGCGGCGGCGCATCGTGCTGTGCAGATGGTCTTCCAGGATCCGCGGTCGTCGCTCAACCCGCGCATGACGGTCGCCGCGGTGATCGACGAGGTGTGGCGTACGCATCCGGTCACCGCGCCGGAGGGCGATCGCACGGCCGCGCTGCACGGCCTGCTCGACGACGTCGGGCTGGACGCGAGCGTCGCCCGGCAACGGCCGAGCGAGCTGTCCGGCGGCCAGTGCCAGCGGGTCAGCATCGCCCGCGCACTGGCCGCCAAGCCCCGGCTGCTGGTCTGCGACGAAGCGGTGTCCGCACTGGACGTCTCGGTGCAGGCGCAGGTGCTGCGGCTGCTCGTGGACCTGCGGGAGAAGCACCATCTGTCCATGTTGTTCATCTCGCACGACCTCGGCGTCGTGCACCAGATCGCCGATCGGATCGCCGTCATGCGGCGCGGCGAACTCGTCGAGGAGGGCCCGGCCGCCGACGTCCTGGGCGCCCCGCAGCACGAGTACACCCAGAGCCTGCTCGACGCGGCGCTCGAACTGAACGAATGA
- a CDS encoding FAD-dependent oxidoreductase codes for MTDGSSRVPANADVLVVGGGLGGVAAALAALRRGRTVLLTEPTDWLGGQLTSQGVPPDEHPWIEQFGATRSFRALREAIRDHYRRWYPLTPAARATTDLNPGLGRVSRLCHEPRVAATVLAAMVGPHLAAGRLTIWYAHRPIAVQSDGDRVTSVLFEGPDGTRVEASAPYVLDATELGDLLPMAGVEHVTGFESRDETGEPSAPAVAQPDNMQAFSWVFAVDHRDGEDHTIDRPDQYGFWRDYQPPFWPDRLLSLVAPDPRTLEPVARTFVPNAASGPVVADQSRDPGDKDLWIFRRVLAREQFQPGFLTSDVTIVNWPMIDYLPGPLIGVSDEERDKHLDGSRQLALSMFYWLQTEAPRPDGGTGWRGLRLRPDVMGTADGLAKTPYIRESRRIRARRTVVEQDLSLAVRGEHGAVSYPDSVGVGMYRIDLHPSTGGDNYIDVGSSPFQIPLGALLPVRVRNLLAAGKNMGTTHITNGCYRLHPVEWNAGEAAGALAAHCLANGLEPAQVHESPELLERFQNELVADGFELAWPQIRGY; via the coding sequence ATGACGGACGGCTCATCCCGCGTACCAGCAAATGCTGACGTGCTGGTGGTCGGCGGGGGTCTCGGGGGAGTCGCCGCCGCGCTCGCCGCGTTACGCCGGGGCCGCACGGTCCTGCTGACCGAGCCCACCGACTGGCTGGGCGGCCAGCTGACCAGCCAGGGCGTCCCGCCGGACGAGCACCCGTGGATCGAGCAGTTCGGCGCGACCCGCTCGTTCCGCGCGCTCCGCGAGGCGATCCGCGATCACTACCGCCGGTGGTACCCGCTCACGCCGGCCGCGCGCGCCACGACCGACCTCAACCCCGGCCTCGGCCGGGTCAGTCGGCTCTGTCACGAGCCGCGCGTGGCGGCCACCGTGCTCGCGGCGATGGTCGGGCCGCATCTGGCCGCGGGGCGGTTGACCATCTGGTACGCACACCGGCCGATCGCCGTCCAGAGCGACGGTGACCGGGTCACGTCGGTGCTGTTCGAGGGACCGGACGGCACCCGGGTCGAGGCGAGCGCGCCGTACGTGCTCGACGCCACCGAGCTGGGCGATCTGTTGCCGATGGCCGGTGTCGAGCACGTGACCGGCTTCGAGTCCCGGGACGAGACGGGGGAGCCGAGCGCGCCGGCCGTCGCGCAGCCGGACAACATGCAGGCGTTCTCCTGGGTGTTCGCGGTCGACCATCGGGACGGCGAGGACCACACCATCGACCGCCCGGACCAGTACGGCTTCTGGCGCGACTACCAGCCGCCGTTCTGGCCGGACCGGCTGCTGAGCCTGGTCGCCCCCGATCCTCGTACGCTGGAGCCGGTCGCCCGCACGTTCGTCCCGAACGCCGCCTCCGGCCCGGTCGTGGCCGATCAGAGCCGGGATCCCGGCGACAAGGACCTGTGGATCTTCCGGCGCGTCCTGGCCCGGGAGCAGTTCCAGCCGGGGTTCCTGACCAGCGACGTCACCATCGTCAACTGGCCGATGATCGACTACCTGCCCGGACCGCTGATCGGAGTGTCCGACGAGGAGCGCGACAAGCACCTCGACGGCTCCCGGCAGCTGGCGCTGAGCATGTTCTACTGGCTGCAGACCGAGGCTCCGCGCCCGGACGGCGGCACGGGCTGGCGAGGACTGCGCCTGCGGCCCGACGTGATGGGCACCGCCGACGGCCTGGCCAAGACGCCCTACATCCGGGAGTCGCGGCGCATCCGGGCCCGCCGGACGGTGGTCGAGCAGGACCTGTCGCTGGCTGTCCGCGGAGAGCACGGCGCTGTGTCCTATCCAGACAGTGTCGGCGTCGGCATGTACCGCATCGACCTGCACCCGTCGACCGGTGGCGACAACTACATCGACGTCGGCAGCAGCCCGTTCCAGATCCCGCTCGGCGCCCTGCTGCCGGTACGCGTCCGCAACCTGCTCGCGGCGGGCAAGAACATGGGCACCACGCACATCACCAACGGCTGCTACCGGCTGCACCCGGTCGAGTGGAACGCCGGTGAGGCTGCCGGGGCGCTGGCCGCGCACTGCCTGGCGAACGGGCTGGAGCCGGCCCAGGTGCACGAGAGCCCGGAGCTGCTCGAACGCTTCCAGAACGAACTGGTCGCGGACGGCTTCGAGCTGGCCTGGCCGCAGATCCGCGGCTACTAG